The sequence below is a genomic window from Chloroflexota bacterium.
GGAGCCATGGTCCTGCCCATGCTTCGCCCGGACCGATTCGGCGCGCTGGCCACCCACGCCGGCGACGCATTGTTCGAGGTCTGCTACCTGCCCGAATTCCGCGAGGCGGCGCGCGCGTTGCGCGACTGGTACGACGGCTCGTACGACCGCTTCTGGGCCGATTTCCGGGCTCGCCCCGGAGTCATGCGCCCAGGCGACCTGGTCCTCCTCAACGAGTGGTGCATGGCCGCCTGCTACTCCACCGATGCGGACGGTACCGTGCGCCTGCCATTCGACCCTGCCACGGGGCGCCTTGTCCCCGAAGTCTGGGAACGATGGATCGCCAACGACCCGGTTCGGATGGTGGCCGGCCACGCAGATGCCCTGCGTGCCCTGCGCGGCATCTGGATCGATGCGGGGCGCAAGGACGAGTGGCACCTCGACCTGGGTGCCGAAGCCTTCCGCCTCGAACTGGCAGCCATCGGGGTAACGGAACCGATCGTCCGATTCGAGCTGTTCGAGGGGACGCACGCGGACCTCGAGTATCGGTACCCGATGGCCATAGGCTGGTTGGCGGAACGGATCTCCGACTCGACACGACCGTCCGGCTAGGCGGAGGACGCCCGGTTAGGCCGCGACCACCCGATCTCGGCCGCCCCGCTTGGCCATCGACAGCGCCACGTCCGCGGTGCGGAGCAGGGCCTCGCTGGTGGGCTCCGCGTCGTCGAGCGCGGCACAGCCGGCGGACACGCTGAGCCGCAGCGGCGCGCCGTCCTCGGCGGCGATCGTCCGCGACGCCAGTCGAGATCGGATCTCCTCGGCCACCGCCACCGCATGATCCCGGTCCGTCCCATCCAGGACGACCACGAACTCCTCGCCGCCGAAGCGGGCCACCATGTCGGTCTGGCGCAGACGGTCGCGCAAGACGTGCGCGAACACCCGCAGCGCCTGGTCGCCGACCTGCACGCCGTGGAGCTTGTTGAACGTCCCGAAATGGTCGAGGTCGAACAGGATGGCGGACACCGGGCGCCGCTCCGACTCGGGCGTCGCGTCCCGGGCGGTGAGGAGCCGGGCAACCGCGTCGTCGAAGAAGCGGCGGTTGTGGAGGCCGGTCAGGCCGTCGCGCACCGACAGGTCGGCGAGTGCCTGCCGGTCGCGGGCCAAGGCCAGGGAAGCCGCGATCTTGCCGGCCATGGTCGTGACCAGGTCGCGGTCGATGCGATCCAGTGGCTCGGGAGAGGCGGATTCAATGTTCAGCACGCCCAGCAGGACCCCGTCCAGGAGCATGGGTGCCGCGATCTCGCTCACCACGCGGGGATCGCCGACGACGTAATCCGGATCGGTCTTGACGTTCTGGACCAGCTGGACCTCGCCCGAGCGGGCGGCGCGGCCCACGACTCCGGTCTGCGGGTCGAACTGCGACATGTCCACGTCATACCCGCGCTGGGCGCCCAGCTTCAGGGTTCCGTCCTCGACGATGAAGATCACGGCCAGCGCATACCCGAAGCGTTGGACCATGACGTCGGCCACGCGCTCCAGCAGCTCGGGGGTCGCGCCGGAGGTGACCAGCAGCCGGCTGACCTGCTCCAGACCGGCGATCTGCCGCGACCGACGCCGCTCGGACATGGCGGTCGTCCGGAATTGGTCATTGATCTGCTCCAGCTGCGACACGAGTCGCCGGGTGCCTATTGCGAGCACGGTGGACACGCCGACCAGGGCCACGCCGCGCGGCGTCACTTCGGTCAGGGCCAGCGGATTGGCGGCATTGGCCAGGCTGGCCAGCTCGGGTACGAGGTAGATGACGGCGGCCGTGAAGCCGATGACGGCGGCCTGCCAGGGCCCCAGGGCGGCGGCGGCCACCACGACCGGCAGATACAGCGGGAACAGGGGTCGCGCGGGTCCGCCCACGGTGTTCACGAGAGCCCACACGAACAGCAGCGCGATGGTCAGCCGCAGGAGCGACCACCCATGCGGCGTGAGGAACCGATGTCGGGCCGGGACCAGGCCCGCAACGGCTTGGAGGCCCAGGAAAATGGGGCTGAGGATCAGGACCATGACCGTATCCTCGGTAACGTGGGTCACCGACGACACGGCCAACGCGACCGGCGCCAGGAGGGCGGTGTACCACAGGGGCGCGTCGCGAGCCATGCGGCGCACGCTCTTGCGGCGCCCGCTCGCCAGGCGCGTGCTGGCGTGCCGGACACGGGTCAGCCGCCGGGCGTCGGGCACACCGGCCACCGGCCGTTCGGCGACCCCCCGGTCAACCAACTCGGTCATCCGGCCAAACCGTACCCAACCCCCCAGCAACGCACCATGAGCCGGAAGTACCGATGGGGCCGCGTACACTCCGCCTCGATGCGGATCGCCC
It includes:
- a CDS encoding alpha/beta hydrolase-fold protein, with the protein product MDLGPRLSSGLGAPWEHDWKGQLHEHAIDSEALTGNPLGDPNRRPVWVYTPPGYEDNPTRHYPSIYLIQGLTGQVDMWRARKAFRRSVPELVDVLFATPDQAPALVVFVDCWTSLGGSQYLDSPGTGSYLTYLCDEVISWVDATYRTLPDPAHRAITGKSSGGYGAMVLPMLRPDRFGALATHAGDALFEVCYLPEFREAARALRDWYDGSYDRFWADFRARPGVMRPGDLVLLNEWCMAACYSTDADGTVRLPFDPATGRLVPEVWERWIANDPVRMVAGHADALRALRGIWIDAGRKDEWHLDLGAEAFRLELAAIGVTEPIVRFELFEGTHADLEYRYPMAIGWLAERISDSTRPSG
- a CDS encoding diguanylate cyclase, with translation MTELVDRGVAERPVAGVPDARRLTRVRHASTRLASGRRKSVRRMARDAPLWYTALLAPVALAVSSVTHVTEDTVMVLILSPIFLGLQAVAGLVPARHRFLTPHGWSLLRLTIALLFVWALVNTVGGPARPLFPLYLPVVVAAAALGPWQAAVIGFTAAVIYLVPELASLANAANPLALTEVTPRGVALVGVSTVLAIGTRRLVSQLEQINDQFRTTAMSERRRSRQIAGLEQVSRLLVTSGATPELLERVADVMVQRFGYALAVIFIVEDGTLKLGAQRGYDVDMSQFDPQTGVVGRAARSGEVQLVQNVKTDPDYVVGDPRVVSEIAAPMLLDGVLLGVLNIESASPEPLDRIDRDLVTTMAGKIAASLALARDRQALADLSVRDGLTGLHNRRFFDDAVARLLTARDATPESERRPVSAILFDLDHFGTFNKLHGVQVGDQALRVFAHVLRDRLRQTDMVARFGGEEFVVVLDGTDRDHAVAVAEEIRSRLASRTIAAEDGAPLRLSVSAGCAALDDAEPTSEALLRTADVALSMAKRGGRDRVVAA